The sequence GGCAATCCTTCCGGACCCGGCGGGTCGTGGGGCGCTGAACGGGGGAGGAGGATTCGGGCCGTACAGAAGGGGCACGCTGATGCCGGGGCCCGTCGCGGGTCGCCCGAGCGCCTCGCGGACCACCGCACCCGGTGATCCCGGGCGGTGCGACGACGACGGCGCTGGGCCGACGGGCGGCATGGCGCGGTCGACCGGTGGTGTCCCGTCGCGTGTCTCTGCTGCCGTACCGGAGTCTTCCTGTCTCTTGGATGTCGCCGGGATCGATCCTACGATGGACTTCGTCCAAGTCAAGAAGCAGGCTAAAACCATGATGACGGGGGCGTGGCGTCGGCGCATTCCGTGCGCGAGCCGCCCACCCCCTCCGGCGAGCGGAGCAGGTGAAACGAGATGAGCGACCTCCTCGGGCGGCTGCGGGGCCGTGGCTGGCGGATGACCTCCCAGCGGCGTGTCGTCGCGGAGGTCCTCGACGGCGACCACGTGCACCTGACGGCCGACGAGGTGCACCTGCGGGCCGCCGCGCGCCTGCCCGAGATCTCCCGCGCCACCGTCTACAACACCCTGGGCGAGCTGGTCGCGCTGGGCGAGGTGCTGGAGGTCTCCACCGTGGGCCGGGCCAAGCGCTACGACCCCAACGCGCGCAGACCCCACCAGCACCTGGTCTGCTCGGGCTGCGGCACGGTCCGCGACGTCCACCCGGTCGGCAACGCCATCGGCGATCTGCCGGACGAGGAGCGGTTCGGGTTCGCGGTCGGCTCGGTGGAGATCACCTACCGCGGGTTGTGCCCGGCCTGCGCCTGACCGCGAAGCGAAGGGCCTCCGAGGGCGGGAGTCCGTCAGCGCTCGCGGACCGACGTCACGTCGTAGACGACCGCCGAGCTGTTCGCCGGGCCGCGGCAGGTCAGCCGGCGCGCCGGTGTGCGCCGGGCCCGCACCTCCACGTCGAGCAGCCGCGCGTGCGGAGCCCGGCCGCTGACGCTGACGCGCCAGCCGTCGTCGACGGCGGCCGTCGCGGTGACCGCGTAGTCGTGCCGGCCCGCCGGGCCGAAGCGCCGGAGCACCCCGGCCACCGCTGCCTGCTGCGGCGGGCGGAGGGTGGTGTAGCCCCGCAGGTGGTCGGCGCGGATACGGTCGGCGAGGTGGTCCTCGATCACGGTGACCGCCGAGCGGGGGTCCAGATCGCCGTAGTAGACGCCGTCGGGTACGACGACGACATTGGCCGCGAACCGGTCACCGCCCACGTGCGTGCACTCCCACACCAGGTCGGGCCGCCGGGCGCTGAGGGCCTCGCCCACGGGCCGGCCGCGCACGGCGCAACAGGCGTCGTGCAGGCCGTGGGCGCAGACGAGGACGACGGGGGCGAGACCGGGCTCGCCCGGGGAGTCCAGCGCGGTCACGATCTGCACCAGGTCCCGGTCGCGGTGCCAGGTGCCCCACCGCTGGCGCAGCGCGCCGGAGCCTTGGTGGTGCAGCACCGCCCACCGGCCGCCCCGCTCCGGGCGGCGGCGTCCGTGCCGCCGGACGAGGAGGATCCGGGCCCGGTTCGCCCGGGCCGCCGCGAACACGAGCGTCTTGGTCTCCGGATCGAGGTCGAGGCCGTCGAAACCGTTGGCGGGCCAGGCGCGCCGGTACTCGATGAGAACCCAGACGGAGCCGAAGGGGGCCGTGCCGGCGAACGCGTCGCCGCGTGCCCTGGCCGCGTCGGCGCAGAAGAACCGGTCCGGCCCGGTCATCGGTCCGCGGGCACCAGGACGCCCGCCCGCAGCAGCCGTCGGGCGAGGGCGAGACCGAGGTCGCCGGCGGTGCTCACCCGGCCGTCGAGCAGCCCGGCCACGGGTACGAGGTCGGTTGCCGCGAAGTCGAGGTGACCCACGCGGGTGTGCAGACGGGTTCCCTCCAGCCGGGGCTCCAGCGCCTCCCGCAGCCGTACCGGAGACGTCGTCACGAGGCCGCTCAGGGCGGTGAGCTGAGCGACCGGTCCCAGCGGTGCCGGACGGGCCTGGGACCGGTGGGCGCGGTGGAACAGGGGCGCGGGGTCGGCTTCGGCGAGGGCGGACAGCAGGCGCTCGCGGACCAGGCCCAGGACGTCGTCCGGCCCGTCCGTACCGCCTGGCCCGTCCGTACTGCCTGCCCCTTCCGTACCGTCTGGCCGTTCCGTACCGCCTGTTCCTTCCGTACCGCCTGGTTCGTCCGGCCCCGCCGCCTTCCGCGCCGCCAGCGGCAGGGACCGCCGCATGGACGGATCGTCGGCCAGTGCCGCGAGGGCGGCCCGGGTCAGCTGCTCGGCCAGGGCGAAGCGGGTCCAGGCGTGGACCCCCAGCGTCAGGTGGACCGAGACCTGCCCCTGGGCTTGTGCCGAGTGCAGCCAGCCGCGCGGCAGATAGAGCACATCGCCGGGGCGGAGCATCGTGTCCAGCCGGGGCGTGCCGTGCGAGGCCCGGTCGGCGACGGCCGCACGGTGATCGGTCCACGGCTGATCGCGCAACGGGTCCGGCAGCACGGGCTCGTGGATCACCCACCGCTTCGCCCCCTCGATCTGGAGGACGAACACGTCGTGCACGTCGTAGTGCGCGTCGAACCCCCGGTTCTGCGGAGGGGTGACGTAGGCGTTCGCCTGTACGGGGTGACCGAGCTCCGTACCCAGTCGGGAGACCAGGTCGGCCACCGGCTCCCAGGTGCGGTGCAGCGCTTGCAGGACGAGCGTGGCGCCGTCGGCGAACGCGCGCCACAGGGCGGTGTCGTCGAGCTGGTCGGCGACGGTCGCCCCGACTCCGGCGGGTGCGGTGAAGGACGACGACGGCAGTGTGGCCCCGTCCTTGGCGACCCGGAGGAACGGCGTACGCAGCCCGCGGCGGGAGATCAGCTCGTCGACCGCGGAGGGCGAGAAGACGTCGGAGAAGTCGCTCGCCTCCCGCGTCAGCGACGCTGTGCGTCCCCAGACGTCACGGGCGAATTCCTCCCGGCTGAGCCCGGTCAGACGCGACGGGAGGATTCCGGCGCCGTCACGCGCGCCGGAATCCCGGAGTTCGGTGCGGGACAGGCTCAAGAGCGGCTGCCGGCTCCGCTGTCGGCGCCCCCGTCCGCGCCGCCGTCGGCTCCGCCGTCGGCTCCGCCGTCGTGGGCGCCGGGTGTGCCGGCCGCTCCGCCGTCCGCGGGCCCTTCCGCGCCGCCGTCGGCTCCGCCGTCGTGGACGCCAGGGGTACCCGCCGCTCCGCCGTCCGCAGGTCCTCGGCTCCGCTGTCGGCGCCCCCGTCGGCGCCCCCGTCGGCGCCCCCGTCGGCGCCCCGTCCGCGCCGCCGTCGGCTCCGCCGTCGTGGACGCCGGGGGTGCCGGCCGCTCCGCCGTCCGCGGGCCCTTCCGCGCCGCCGTCGGCTCCGCCGTCGTGGACGCCGGGCGTCCCCGCCGCTCCGCCGTCCGCAGGTCCCTCGGCTCCGCTCGCGTCGTGCTCGGTCATCTTTCCTCCTGGGGTCACACCATGGAGACGATGGTTTTCCGCTGGTCGGAAACCCGGTCGCCGGGACGTCGGTACATGCCGAAATGGCCAGTAATCACCGTATCCCCGTGGTGAAGAAACATCGATTCGGGCGGTGGTGGAGTCGTCCGAATGCCGGAACTCGCCTCCGTCTGAGGTGCCGGCGCCCGATCGTCCTCCTGACGCCGGCCCGGTGGTCCGTCAGGGGAGGTACGGCTGACCGGATGGCCGATCGCTTGATCGTCTCCGGGCGGGGTAGCGGATCGGTATGACCACTGACAGGACATCGCCCGCGACCGGCGGGTACGCACAGCCGGAGATCGACGTCCGGGCGCTGGCCGAGGTGCTCGACGGCGAGTACGCCGAAGTCCGCGATCTGGTCCGGGCCAACCTGTTGACGCACGCCTCGGTGCTGGACGAGGCCGAGGAACTCGACATCGACGCGTACCGCGAGCGGGTGCGCGGACTCGTGGTCGAGATGGCGGCGACGGGGCAGACCGGCATGGGCTTCCCGAAGCGGTACGGGGGAGGCGGCGACGTCGGGGCCTCGATCGCCGCGTTCGAGACGCTCGCCTTCGGCGACCTGTCGGTGCTGGTGAAGGTCGGAGTGCAGTTCGGGCTCTTCGGCGGCGCGATCCTGCATCTGGGGACCGGGCGCCACCACGACGCGTATCTTCCCGGGCTCGTCACCGGGGAGCTGATGGGCTGCTTCGCGATGACGGAGACCGGGCACGGCTCCAACGTCCAGGCGCTCGGCACCGTCGCGCGCTACGACGTCGACGCCCAGGAGTTCGTCATCACCACCGAGGGCGACCAGGCGCGCAAGGACTACATCGGCAACGCCGCCCGCCACGGCGAACTGGCCGTTGTCTTCGCCCAGCTGGAGGTGGCCGGAGAGTCGCGGGGGGTGCACGCGTTCGTCGTGCCGATCCGGACCGGCGGCGAGGCGGCGCCCGGCGTCCACATCGAGGACGACGGCCGGAAGATGGGCCTCAACGGCGTGGACAACGGGCGCATCCGGTTCGACGGGGTGCGGGTGGAGCGCGAAGCGCTGCTGAACCGCTTCGCCGACGTCACTCCGGAAGGTGTCTACGAGAGCCCGATCGACAACCCGAACCGCCGCTTCTTCACCATGCTCGGCACCCTGGTGCAGGGCCGGGTCAGCGTCGGCGGCGCCGGGATCGGCGCCGCCAAGGTCGCTCTCGCGATCGCCACGAAGTACGCCCTGCGACGGCGGCAGTTCCCGGCAGGTCCCCGGGGCCAGGAGCAGCTGCTCCTCGACTACGGTCTGCACCAGCGGCGTCTGCTGCCGCTCATCGCCCGTACGTACGCGCTGCATTTCGCCCAGGACGTCCTGCGCTCCCAGCTCCACGACGTCTTCTCCGGACCGGAGGACGACCCGCAGGCGCGACGCCTTCTGGAGGCCCGCGCCGCCGGGACCAAGGCGCTCGCCACCTGGCACGCCACCCGGGTGATCCAGGAGTGCCGCGAGGCGTGCGGCGGCGCGGGGTATCTCGCCGTCAACCGGTTCGCCGCGCTCAAGGCCGACAGCGACATCTTCACCACCTTCGAGGGCGACAACCACGTCCTGCTCCAGCTCGTCGCGAAGGGCCTGCTCACCGACTACGCCGGCGAGTTCGAGGACCTGGACCAGCTGGGCATGGTCCGCCACGTCACCCATCTCGCCGTCGAGACGGTCATCGAGAAGACGTCGGCCCACAAACTCCTCGAACGGGTCCGTGATCTGCTGCCGGGCGGTGACGAGTGGGACCAGGAAGCCGGTCTGCTCGACTCGGAGTACCAGCTCGCCATGGTCCGCTACCGGGAGGAGCACATGCTCGCCGGGGTCGCCCGCAGGCTCAAGAGCGGTATCGACCGCAAGCGCGATCCGGGCGCGGTCTTCTCCGAGGTCCAGGACCACGTCATCGCCGTGGCCCGCGCCCATATGGAGCGCCTGGTGCTGGAGGCGTTCGTCGAGAAGACGCGCGCGCTGCCCGAGGGCGGCAACAAGGTCGCCCTGGGCCTGCTCTGCGACCTGTTCGCCCTGTCGGTGATCG is a genomic window of Streptomyces sp. YPW6 containing:
- a CDS encoding Fur family transcriptional regulator, whose protein sequence is MSDLLGRLRGRGWRMTSQRRVVAEVLDGDHVHLTADEVHLRAAARLPEISRATVYNTLGELVALGEVLEVSTVGRAKRYDPNARRPHQHLVCSGCGTVRDVHPVGNAIGDLPDEERFGFAVGSVEITYRGLCPACA
- a CDS encoding sucrase ferredoxin encodes the protein MTGPDRFFCADAARARGDAFAGTAPFGSVWVLIEYRRAWPANGFDGLDLDPETKTLVFAAARANRARILLVRRHGRRRPERGGRWAVLHHQGSGALRQRWGTWHRDRDLVQIVTALDSPGEPGLAPVVLVCAHGLHDACCAVRGRPVGEALSARRPDLVWECTHVGGDRFAANVVVVPDGVYYGDLDPRSAVTVIEDHLADRIRADHLRGYTTLRPPQQAAVAGVLRRFGPAGRHDYAVTATAAVDDGWRVSVSGRAPHARLLDVEVRARRTPARRLTCRGPANSSAVVYDVTSVRER
- a CDS encoding cupin domain-containing protein, with protein sequence MSLSRTELRDSGARDGAGILPSRLTGLSREEFARDVWGRTASLTREASDFSDVFSPSAVDELISRRGLRTPFLRVAKDGATLPSSSFTAPAGVGATVADQLDDTALWRAFADGATLVLQALHRTWEPVADLVSRLGTELGHPVQANAYVTPPQNRGFDAHYDVHDVFVLQIEGAKRWVIHEPVLPDPLRDQPWTDHRAAVADRASHGTPRLDTMLRPGDVLYLPRGWLHSAQAQGQVSVHLTLGVHAWTRFALAEQLTRAALAALADDPSMRRSLPLAARKAAGPDEPGGTEGTGGTERPDGTEGAGSTDGPGGTDGPDDVLGLVRERLLSALAEADPAPLFHRAHRSQARPAPLGPVAQLTALSGLVTTSPVRLREALEPRLEGTRLHTRVGHLDFAATDLVPVAGLLDGRVSTAGDLGLALARRLLRAGVLVPADR
- a CDS encoding acyl-CoA dehydrogenase family protein: MTTDRTSPATGGYAQPEIDVRALAEVLDGEYAEVRDLVRANLLTHASVLDEAEELDIDAYRERVRGLVVEMAATGQTGMGFPKRYGGGGDVGASIAAFETLAFGDLSVLVKVGVQFGLFGGAILHLGTGRHHDAYLPGLVTGELMGCFAMTETGHGSNVQALGTVARYDVDAQEFVITTEGDQARKDYIGNAARHGELAVVFAQLEVAGESRGVHAFVVPIRTGGEAAPGVHIEDDGRKMGLNGVDNGRIRFDGVRVEREALLNRFADVTPEGVYESPIDNPNRRFFTMLGTLVQGRVSVGGAGIGAAKVALAIATKYALRRRQFPAGPRGQEQLLLDYGLHQRRLLPLIARTYALHFAQDVLRSQLHDVFSGPEDDPQARRLLEARAAGTKALATWHATRVIQECREACGGAGYLAVNRFAALKADSDIFTTFEGDNHVLLQLVAKGLLTDYAGEFEDLDQLGMVRHVTHLAVETVIEKTSAHKLLERVRDLLPGGDEWDQEAGLLDSEYQLAMVRYREEHMLAGVARRLKSGIDRKRDPGAVFSEVQDHVIAVARAHMERLVLEAFVEKTRALPEGGNKVALGLLCDLFALSVIEADRAWFMEHGRLTVQRSKAISREVNDLCRKVRPLAAELVDAWGVPDAMLRAPDLVGGA